The Anolis carolinensis isolate JA03-04 chromosome 2, rAnoCar3.1.pri, whole genome shotgun sequence genome has a window encoding:
- the LOC100551992 gene encoding uncharacterized protein LOC100551992 — MAMGRGETAALQPRGAPGLQPPLKTEERDPAGHELRGRGVPRLHPAGSMREFLSRESQRVKQEPDEGLQQQQRQPPPLPPSQQHNWESQRQEFSKSVQYPQSGWRNPPMYKSLPWDTNAFPSSYDAPPSASQWPSGGGWVPQDLPTLSRDAQTTYSGQEQRERRNYGTAKEEVPNENAVTSEIRRQRFRHHRYQETEGPREVCRQLQELCRQWLRPERQSKEQILEVLILEQFLAVLPLEIQNWVREHGPESCAQAVALSEDFLMRQREALRKEQALWTFDEVVANAPLVQQMPFPGVTQQVHYPTLGLPMQYPSMTQQTLYPAIGQQAPNPIMSERMPLHAGGTLLCREPVPEGGKNLRPYGPIQEFRRPLTNAERMRNRRMRNRKQRLETSMQLVESASRAPSMLLDAMRGLHHQDLKAFDRARQEEWQHRKQERCQDRATSQLMVSALERSHSDLGQFLGRQTVTMAAIAAVFAGRRSPSHGTHRGHGAHLDHNNPPESRTPLQPGHVPGMPSEPTSGPVIPCPVPPLATPGGVCDPIPEPSPTDSPQEDAAPDSPTPSTSDATSRTLDTRLNRGTKRKMWE, encoded by the exons ATGGCAATGGGAAGAGGGGAAACCGCTGCCCTTCAGCCCCGGGGTGCACCAGGGTTGCAGCcgcctctgaaaacagaggagcgAGACCCAGCTGGGCATGAACTCCGGGGCAGAGGGGTGCCTCGTTTGCACCCAGCTGGCTCCATGCGGGAGTTTTTATCCAGGGAATCTCAACGGGTGAAGCAGGAACCAGATGAAGGGCTTCAACAGCAGCAGCGGCAACCCCCACCCCTGCCACCATCACAGCAACACAACTGGGAATCTCAAAGACAGGAGTTTTCTAAATCAGTCCAATATCCCCAGTCTGGATGGAGAAACCCACCAATGTACAAGTCCCTGCCATGGGATACAAATGCCTTTCCGTCTTCCTATGATGCTCCACCCAGTGCAAGCCAGTGGCCTTCTGGAGGAGGCTGGGTGCCCCAAGACCTCCCGACCCTCAGCCGAGATGCCCAAACCACCTACAGCGGGCAGGAGCAAAGGGAGCGAAGGAATTACGGGACTGCAAAAGAAGAGGTTCCCAATGAGAATGCAGTCACCTCAGAGATCCGGCGCCAGCGCTTCCGACACCACCGCTACCAGGAGACTGAGGGGCCTCGGGAAGTCTGCCGGCAGCTCCAAGAactctgccgccagtggctgcGGCCAGAGCGGCAGAGCAAAGAGCAGATCTTGGAGGTGCTTAttctggagcagttcctggccgtcctgCCTCTGGAGATTCAGAACTGGGTCAGGGAACACGGGCCGGAGAGCTGTGCCCAAGCGGTAGCCTTGTCGGAAGATTTCCTCATGAGGCAGCGCGAGGCCCTGAGAAAAGAGCAG GCGCTGTGGACGTTTGATGAGGTAGTGGCGAATGCACCCTTGGTTCAGCAAATGCCGTTTCCAGGTGTGACGCAGCAGGTCCATTACCCCACTTTGGGGTTGCCGATGCAGTACCCATCCATGACCCAGCAGACCCTGTATCCTGCTATTGGCCAGCAAGCCCCAAACCCCATCATGTCGGAGAGGATGCCATTGCATGCTGGGGGAACACTACTCTGTCGGGAACCTGTGCCGGAGGGTGGAAAGAACCTCAGGCCATATG GGCCTATCCAGGAGTTCCGGAGGCCCCTGACGAATGCCGAGCGGATGCGCAACCGACGGATGCGCAACCGGAAGCAGCGTCTGGAGACCAGCATGCAGCTCGTGGAATCAGCCTCTCGGGCGCCCTCGATGCTTCTGGACGCCATGCGCGGGCTGCACCACCAGgacctgaaagccttcgaccggGCCAGGCAGGAGGAATGGCAGCACCGCAAGCAGGAAAGGTGCCAAGACCGAGCCACATCCCAGTTAATGGTCAGTGCTCTTGAGCGCTCCCACAGCGACCTGGGGCAGTTCTTGGGGAGGCAAACTGTGACCATGGCAGCCATTGCAGCAGTTTTTGCCGGCCGGAGGTCTCCCTCGCATGGAACTCATCGTGGACATGGTGCTCACCTGGACCACAATAATCCGCCAGAATCCAGAACTCCACTACAACCTGGCCATGTGCCTGGTATGCCTTCAGAGCCCACGTCTGGACCCGTAATCCCGTGTCCGGTGCCTCCCTTGGCCACACCTGGTGGCGTTTGCGACCCCATTCCTGAACCATCTCCAACAGACAGCCCTCAGGAGGATGCAGCTCCCGACTCCCCAACACCATCCACTTCAGATGCCACCTCACGGACACTTGACACAAGACTGAACAGAGGGACAAAAAGGAAGATGTGGGAATAG